The Deinococcus humi genome has a segment encoding these proteins:
- a CDS encoding ABC transporter permease: MTLSYLLRRVFHALIVLVMVGIITFFVVRLAPGGPSLLADPKLSVVERQAIEERLGLSDPLPVQFAKWAGQTARGNLGSSFLYGAPTVQIIMTRLPNTLILAGTSLLLTLAVALPLGLASGLRPGSAFDRITSTVSLVFVAVPVFWFGLLLIILFAVTWRVLPAGGMNTAGQEGNLPDLLRHLILPAVVLSAASIAEILRYTRSSTRTVSTQDYVRTARAKGVGQWALRYRHILRNAAIPILTAVGLQLPRLIGGAAITETIFGWPGMGRLSVEAALGRDYPLIMGITLFVALAVVTFNLLIDLLYPWLDPRVRAEA; encoded by the coding sequence ATGACGCTTTCATACCTGCTCAGGCGGGTGTTCCATGCCCTGATCGTGCTGGTCATGGTCGGCATCATCACTTTCTTCGTGGTCCGTCTGGCGCCCGGCGGGCCGTCACTGCTGGCCGATCCCAAGCTGTCTGTCGTGGAGCGTCAGGCCATCGAGGAGCGGCTGGGCCTCAGCGATCCACTCCCCGTTCAGTTCGCCAAATGGGCCGGCCAGACGGCGCGCGGCAATCTGGGGAGCAGCTTCCTGTACGGCGCGCCCACCGTCCAGATCATCATGACCCGGCTGCCCAACACCCTGATCCTGGCAGGGACCTCGCTGCTCCTCACGCTGGCTGTGGCCCTGCCGCTGGGGCTGGCCAGCGGCCTGCGCCCCGGCAGCGCTTTTGACCGGATCACCAGCACCGTCAGCCTGGTCTTCGTGGCGGTGCCGGTGTTCTGGTTCGGCTTGCTGCTGATCATCCTGTTCGCCGTCACCTGGCGCGTTCTGCCCGCTGGCGGCATGAACACCGCCGGACAGGAAGGCAACCTGCCCGATCTGCTGCGGCACCTGATTCTGCCTGCCGTGGTGCTGTCGGCGGCCAGCATCGCCGAGATCCTGCGCTACACCCGCTCCAGCACCCGCACGGTCAGCACGCAGGACTACGTGCGGACCGCCCGCGCCAAGGGCGTGGGGCAGTGGGCGCTGCGGTATCGCCACATTCTGCGCAACGCCGCCATCCCGATTCTGACGGCGGTGGGCCTGCAACTGCCGCGCCTGATCGGGGGCGCAGCCATCACCGAGACCATCTTCGGCTGGCCGGGCATGGGCCGCCTGAGCGTGGAGGCCGCGCTGGGCCGCGACTACCCGCTGATCATGGGCATCACGCTGTTTGTGGCGCTGGCGGTGGTGACCTTCAATCTGCTGATCGACCTGCTGTACCCCTGGCTCGACCCGCGCGTACGGGCGGAGGCTTAA
- a CDS encoding M20/M25/M40 family metallo-hydrolase has product MNVNAIHADLQQHFDQDLEDIRSFLRQPSISYTGEGIAETAQAVADLIAGLGGEAEVVETPGHPIVYGELWQDAPKTLLIYGMYDVMPTDEDGWMAEPFGAEIHDLPGLGPSVICRGAVNTKGPLAAFFTAMRSIMRVEGKLPVNLLFAVEGEEEMGSRSFPAFAERYAEKLKRADAVLFPFFEQDEAGMPSLVLGTKGMLYVELICTGGDWGGPSERGIHGSYNAWVRSPVWRLTRALASFVDDDENILVDGFFDDVRPLSEREAALLDEQIDAGRFDAGVFREAYAVRRLKDSDDRQAWHRLFSQPQLNIDGLFAGYTGPETKTVLPHQATAKVDVRMVPDMDPDTVLAGLRAHLDKGGFSDIEIKVYNKYPWSKLSLDEPAVQAMIRTYQGLRGELELWPINPGSAPYYVFERQLGLPYVTGGLGHGSRQHSSNEYCTVAGILDFERSMVTFLDEFTRGPQAPQGDAHE; this is encoded by the coding sequence ATGAACGTCAACGCCATTCACGCCGACCTGCAGCAGCATTTCGATCAGGATCTGGAGGACATCCGCAGCTTCCTGCGGCAGCCCAGCATCAGCTACACCGGGGAGGGCATCGCCGAGACCGCGCAGGCGGTGGCCGACCTGATTGCCGGGCTGGGCGGTGAGGCCGAGGTGGTGGAGACGCCGGGCCATCCCATCGTGTACGGCGAACTGTGGCAGGACGCACCCAAAACCCTGCTGATCTACGGCATGTACGACGTGATGCCCACCGATGAGGACGGCTGGATGGCCGAACCGTTCGGGGCCGAGATCCATGACCTGCCGGGCCTGGGGCCGAGCGTCATCTGTCGGGGCGCAGTCAATACCAAGGGGCCACTGGCCGCCTTCTTCACGGCCATGCGGTCCATCATGCGCGTTGAGGGAAAACTGCCCGTCAATCTGCTGTTCGCCGTCGAGGGCGAGGAGGAGATGGGCAGCCGCTCGTTTCCCGCCTTCGCCGAGCGGTATGCGGAAAAGCTCAAGCGCGCCGACGCCGTACTCTTTCCCTTCTTCGAGCAGGACGAGGCCGGGATGCCCAGCCTGGTGCTGGGGACCAAGGGCATGCTGTACGTCGAGCTGATCTGCACGGGCGGGGACTGGGGCGGCCCCAGCGAGCGCGGCATTCACGGCAGCTACAACGCCTGGGTTAGAAGTCCGGTGTGGCGGCTGACGCGTGCGCTGGCCAGCTTCGTGGACGACGACGAGAACATTCTGGTGGACGGCTTCTTCGATGATGTCCGCCCCCTTTCCGAGCGCGAGGCGGCGCTGCTTGACGAACAGATCGACGCGGGCCGCTTCGATGCCGGAGTGTTCCGCGAGGCCTACGCCGTGCGGCGGCTCAAGGACAGTGACGATCGCCAAGCCTGGCACCGCCTGTTCTCGCAGCCGCAACTCAACATCGACGGCCTGTTCGCGGGGTACACCGGGCCGGAGACCAAAACCGTGTTGCCCCACCAGGCGACGGCCAAGGTGGACGTGCGGATGGTCCCCGATATGGACCCCGACACGGTCCTGGCCGGGCTGCGCGCCCATCTGGACAAAGGAGGCTTCTCCGATATTGAGATCAAGGTCTACAACAAGTACCCGTGGTCGAAGCTCAGCCTGGACGAACCCGCCGTTCAGGCCATGATCCGCACCTACCAGGGCCTACGCGGCGAGCTGGAACTGTGGCCGATCAACCCCGGTAGCGCGCCGTATTACGTGTTCGAGCGGCAGCTGGGCCTACCGTACGTCACGGGCGGGCTGGGCCACGGCTCGCGGCAGCATTCCAGCAACGAGTACTGCACGGTGGCGGGCATTCTGGACTTCGAACGTTCGATGGTCACCTTCCTGGACGAATTCACGCGGGGGCCACAGGCCCCACAAGGAGACGCACATGAATAA
- a CDS encoding alpha/beta fold hydrolase translates to MSKSIEVNGVKLIYDDSGAGQNHKATIVTLHGGPGMSSRAGDWAAFGPLTDEYRLISYDQRGNGESEGAEPYSHAQFVADLEALRQKLDLGRIVVLGGSYGGFLALEYALAHPQNLQAVILRDTAASNRFQDTSKRRAMDSGFPMDEASLDRMFSGQMRDNDDFRASFAQIQPLYTVERDPAAEAERLAKIPFRYQTHNWAFSRNQPNYDIVARLPEITVPVLVTVGRHDWITPLEASEELAAHLPNSELVIFKHSGHSPQLEEQSLYLEIVRGFLTRHLSAVGA, encoded by the coding sequence GTGAGCAAAAGCATCGAGGTCAACGGCGTCAAATTGATCTATGACGACTCCGGGGCGGGCCAGAACCACAAGGCCACCATCGTCACCCTCCACGGTGGGCCGGGCATGAGCAGCCGCGCCGGGGACTGGGCGGCTTTTGGGCCGCTGACCGACGAGTACCGCCTGATTTCCTACGATCAACGTGGCAACGGCGAATCGGAGGGCGCCGAGCCGTATTCCCACGCGCAGTTCGTGGCCGATCTGGAGGCGCTGCGCCAGAAGCTGGACCTGGGCCGGATCGTGGTGCTGGGCGGCAGTTACGGCGGCTTCCTGGCCCTGGAATATGCGCTGGCCCACCCGCAGAACTTGCAGGCTGTGATCCTGCGCGATACGGCGGCCAGCAACCGTTTCCAGGACACCAGCAAGCGGCGGGCGATGGACAGCGGGTTCCCGATGGACGAGGCGTCACTGGACCGGATGTTTTCCGGCCAGATGCGCGACAACGACGATTTCCGCGCCAGCTTCGCGCAGATTCAGCCGCTGTACACCGTGGAGCGAGACCCTGCGGCCGAAGCCGAGCGTCTGGCGAAAATCCCCTTTCGGTATCAGACGCACAACTGGGCCTTCTCGCGCAACCAGCCGAACTACGACATCGTGGCCCGCCTCCCGGAGATCACGGTGCCGGTGCTCGTCACAGTGGGCCGCCACGACTGGATCACGCCGCTGGAAGCCAGCGAGGAACTGGCCGCTCACCTTCCGAACAGCGAACTCGTGATCTTCAAGCACAGCGGGCATTCGCCTCAACTGGAGGAGCAGTCGCTGTACCTCGAGATCGTGCGCGGGTTTCTGACCCGTCACCTGTCGGCGGTGGGGGCGTGA
- a CDS encoding ABC transporter permease produces MVQQTLALSPAQRSAQKLRRNPSAVWSLAVLLLIVAFALLGPLIYRVSPEAIDFSQQFAGPSWQHPLGTDENGRDVLIRLMLGGRVSLAVGFFAVAVSLVFGVLIGGLSGFFRGATDAVLMRLTDGMLAIPGFFISLLALTFFGAGLTQLVLVIGLTSWMGLARLVRGEVLREREELSVEAARALGASELRVLWRHVLPQVYPTMIVNATIGISFAILTESALSFLGVGIQPPNASWGNMLTGAQNYMYSSPWLAVYPGALILITVVAFNLLGDGLRDASDPQGR; encoded by the coding sequence ATGGTGCAGCAGACCCTGGCCCTGTCGCCCGCCCAACGCAGCGCCCAGAAACTGCGGCGTAACCCCAGTGCGGTGTGGTCCCTGGCCGTGCTGCTGCTGATCGTGGCCTTCGCGCTGCTCGGGCCGCTGATCTACCGGGTCTCGCCGGAAGCCATCGACTTTTCCCAGCAGTTCGCCGGGCCGAGCTGGCAGCATCCCCTGGGAACGGATGAAAATGGCCGCGACGTCCTGATCCGCCTGATGCTGGGCGGCCGCGTGTCGCTGGCGGTGGGCTTTTTCGCGGTGGCCGTCTCGCTGGTCTTCGGCGTGCTGATCGGGGGGCTCTCGGGCTTCTTCCGGGGCGCGACGGACGCCGTCCTGATGCGCCTGACCGACGGCATGCTGGCGATTCCAGGCTTTTTCATCAGCCTGCTGGCCCTGACCTTCTTCGGTGCGGGGCTGACCCAGCTGGTGTTGGTCATCGGGCTGACCTCCTGGATGGGCCTGGCGCGCCTGGTACGCGGCGAGGTGCTGCGTGAGCGCGAGGAACTGAGCGTGGAGGCCGCCCGCGCGCTGGGAGCCTCCGAGCTGCGGGTGCTGTGGCGGCATGTGCTGCCACAGGTGTACCCGACCATGATCGTCAACGCCACCATCGGCATCTCGTTTGCCATCCTGACCGAATCGGCCCTGTCCTTCCTGGGGGTGGGCATCCAGCCGCCCAATGCCAGCTGGGGAAACATGCTGACCGGCGCACAGAACTACATGTACTCGTCCCCGTGGCTGGCGGTATATCCCGGCGCACTGATCCTGATCACGGTCGTCGCCTTCAATCTGCTGGGGGACGGTCTGCGCGACGCCAGCGATCCCCAGGGACGCTGA
- a CDS encoding M24 family metallopeptidase: MTASPGPISREERAARAKAAFDHLDTPQDALVLFDDQFIFYYSGFAFFPTERPVALIITRDGERILFVPRLEREHAQQMGEAERVADYPEFPGHRHPLLQLTDLLGELGLSPASIGVDHDGYPPVMGYDGPELSEALPGAKVRRVSRALDHQMALKSPTEVELIRESARWGAHAHQLLQDYTRVGENETEVEARATKEATAAMIAALGETYRGQNRWMSGAVALYRGQIGVHSALPHAMTTGATFQHGDTLVTGAGAAVWGYLSELERTMFLGEASGEQQRFFGHMLKLQDIAFEALGPGRTCAQVDEAVRAYYEREGLWDHWRHHVGHSLGQRIHESPFLDIGDSRPLEPGMVLSVEPGLYVPGLGGFRHSDTILITASGMELLTDYPRDLDSLTLPA; the protein is encoded by the coding sequence GTGACCGCGTCGCCCGGCCCGATCAGCCGCGAGGAGCGCGCGGCGCGGGCGAAGGCGGCCTTCGATCATCTGGACACGCCGCAGGACGCTCTGGTCCTGTTCGACGATCAGTTCATCTTCTATTACAGCGGCTTCGCCTTCTTTCCCACCGAGCGGCCGGTCGCCCTGATCATCACGCGGGACGGCGAGCGCATCCTGTTCGTTCCCCGCCTGGAGCGCGAGCACGCCCAGCAGATGGGCGAGGCCGAGCGCGTGGCCGACTATCCGGAGTTTCCCGGCCACCGTCACCCGCTGCTGCAACTGACGGACCTGCTGGGCGAACTGGGGCTGAGCCCAGCTTCCATCGGCGTGGACCATGACGGTTACCCGCCTGTTATGGGGTACGACGGCCCGGAGCTGAGCGAGGCGCTGCCCGGAGCAAAGGTTCGGCGGGTGTCCCGCGCCCTGGACCATCAGATGGCGCTGAAATCGCCCACCGAGGTGGAGCTCATCAGGGAGAGCGCGCGGTGGGGCGCGCATGCCCATCAGCTGCTCCAGGACTACACCCGCGTCGGCGAGAACGAGACGGAAGTGGAGGCCCGCGCCACCAAGGAGGCCACCGCCGCCATGATCGCCGCGCTGGGTGAGACCTACCGCGGCCAGAACCGCTGGATGAGCGGCGCGGTGGCGCTGTACCGGGGGCAGATCGGCGTTCACAGCGCCCTGCCCCACGCCATGACCACCGGGGCGACGTTCCAGCACGGCGATACCCTCGTCACCGGGGCCGGGGCCGCCGTCTGGGGTTACCTCAGCGAGCTGGAGCGGACCATGTTTCTCGGCGAGGCCAGTGGGGAGCAGCAACGTTTCTTTGGGCACATGCTCAAGCTGCAGGACATCGCGTTTGAGGCACTGGGGCCGGGCCGGACCTGCGCCCAGGTGGACGAGGCCGTGCGGGCGTACTACGAGCGCGAGGGACTGTGGGACCACTGGCGGCACCACGTCGGCCACAGCCTGGGCCAGCGCATTCACGAGAGTCCTTTCCTGGACATTGGCGATTCACGTCCCCTCGAACCGGGCATGGTCCTGAGCGTGGAGCCGGGACTGTACGTGCCGGGACTGGGCGGCTTCCGGCACTCCGACACCATTCTGATCACGGCGTCGGGCATGGAACTGCTGACCGACTATCCGCGCGATCTGGACAGCCTGACCTTGCCGGCCTGA
- a CDS encoding ABC transporter substrate-binding protein, giving the protein MPKRLFSVGLLTLGLTFVPGTAQAQSGTLKLPLINDPIMNPVIAPDLGSVLINKVIFPGLVRPNEDLLPEPDLAKSWTITNGGLVYTFTLRNDVKWHDGKPFTAADVVFTFKAATDPKSGSRLVSDFSSIKDVVAVNPTTVRFTLSRPFAPFLTLLGHNAGILPKHLLDGKPLNDATAFNRSTPIGTGPFKVTRVVPGASITLEANKDYYGTKPKLSGMVFKVVPDINAQVAQLRSGELDWVNVEPNNLAGLQNDPNITLKQANAVQHFLVFFNQKNPLFAPAKVREAMQYAVNRKAIIDGVLKGYADYPTGTLPTALKKYYDKSIKPIQFDPARARALLAQAGWKANAKGQLVNAKGEPFKFTLIVDRGNPSREQAALAVQQDLKKIGMDVTLQPLEFATLVRDYLLPGKYDANLIWWTTPPDPDQYSYYATGQDNNSAFFSNPKADELLKRGRETADVAQRQKIYNEFQRLEMTNPPVLVLYYPKELQAIRKNLSGLPDLGIRDALRHSEEFQLK; this is encoded by the coding sequence ATGCCCAAGCGTCTGTTCAGCGTCGGCCTTCTTACCCTCGGGCTTACCTTCGTCCCCGGCACAGCCCAGGCGCAAAGCGGCACCCTGAAGCTGCCGCTGATCAATGACCCGATCATGAACCCGGTGATCGCGCCGGATCTGGGATCGGTCCTGATCAACAAGGTCATTTTTCCAGGGCTGGTGCGGCCCAACGAGGATCTGCTGCCCGAACCCGACCTGGCCAAATCGTGGACCATCACCAACGGCGGTCTGGTCTACACCTTCACCCTGCGCAACGACGTGAAGTGGCACGACGGCAAGCCGTTCACCGCCGCCGACGTGGTGTTCACCTTCAAGGCGGCCACCGATCCCAAGTCGGGTTCGCGGCTGGTGTCCGATTTCTCCTCGATCAAGGACGTCGTGGCGGTCAATCCCACAACGGTCAGATTCACCCTCTCGCGCCCCTTCGCGCCGTTCCTGACACTGCTGGGCCACAACGCGGGCATCCTGCCCAAGCACCTGCTGGACGGCAAGCCCCTGAACGACGCCACCGCCTTCAACCGTTCGACCCCCATCGGCACCGGACCGTTCAAGGTGACGCGGGTGGTGCCGGGCGCCAGCATCACACTGGAGGCCAACAAGGACTACTACGGCACCAAACCCAAGTTGAGCGGCATGGTCTTCAAGGTGGTGCCCGACATCAACGCGCAGGTGGCTCAGCTCCGTTCCGGCGAACTCGACTGGGTCAACGTGGAGCCGAACAATCTGGCCGGCCTGCAGAACGATCCCAACATCACGCTGAAGCAGGCCAACGCGGTGCAGCACTTCCTGGTGTTCTTCAACCAGAAAAACCCGCTGTTCGCCCCCGCCAAGGTGCGCGAGGCCATGCAGTACGCGGTCAACCGCAAGGCCATCATCGACGGCGTGCTCAAGGGCTACGCCGACTACCCCACCGGCACGCTGCCCACCGCACTGAAGAAGTACTACGACAAATCCATCAAGCCCATCCAGTTCGATCCTGCCCGCGCCAGGGCGCTGCTGGCCCAGGCTGGCTGGAAGGCGAACGCCAAGGGGCAACTGGTCAATGCCAAGGGTGAACCGTTCAAGTTCACCCTGATCGTGGACCGCGGCAATCCCAGCCGCGAGCAGGCGGCGCTGGCGGTGCAGCAGGACCTGAAAAAGATCGGTATGGACGTGACCCTGCAGCCGCTGGAATTTGCCACGCTGGTGCGCGATTACCTGCTGCCGGGCAAGTACGACGCCAACCTGATCTGGTGGACCACGCCGCCTGACCCGGATCAGTATTCCTACTACGCCACCGGGCAGGACAACAACAGCGCCTTCTTCTCCAATCCCAAGGCCGACGAGCTGCTCAAGCGGGGGCGCGAGACGGCGGACGTGGCGCAGCGCCAGAAGATCTACAACGAGTTCCAGCGGCTGGAGATGACCAATCCGCCCGTGCTGGTGCTGTACTACCCCAAAGAACTGCAGGCCATTCGCAAGAACCTGAGCGGCTTGCCGGACCTGGGCATTCGCGACGCGCTGCGCCACAGCGAGGAGTTCCAGCTGAAGTAG
- a CDS encoding ABC transporter substrate-binding protein, whose amino-acid sequence MNKTNMRRWLLAGLLMAGGASAETIVFGLSGEPISLDPSVTADGNTAYVTTQIYNSLISFKPGTVELQPDLALRWTVSNDSLTWTFYLRQNVKFHDGTPLNAEAVRFNFLRWWDPSNEFGAKKPFLGWKNNLGGFKGEPGSIVKDVKVRNQYAIDIILDKPYPALGSVLADSGLFGIASPTAIKKNPGQYGTPAGLAVGTGPFILKKWTSGVNVELTRNPSYFRSGLPKSDGLLFRFVKDPSGRLNELLTGGVDIAAELLPDQLKAIQSNAKLNAVLRPALNLGYLGLNTDYKPLADVRVRTAIASALNKKAIVDSFWNGLGTTDGHLLPPPLAKNYAKSVTDYKFDPAAAKKMLADAGYPNGFTLDLWYMPVSRPYYPTPKPIAEAMAADLSAIGIKVNLKTEDWAKYLEDRQNGKFQAFMLGFVYVTDPDSAYTYLIAPGATTDINWNSPEANAALESARKLPNPAQRLPFYQKVDEILFNAAVRIPIVHSRLLVASGAGVKGWIPSPTGSEKLDTVEK is encoded by the coding sequence ATGAATAAGACGAACATGCGCAGATGGCTGCTGGCAGGCTTGTTGATGGCAGGTGGCGCGTCCGCGGAAACCATCGTGTTCGGCCTGAGCGGCGAACCCATCAGCCTGGACCCCAGCGTGACCGCCGATGGGAACACCGCCTACGTGACCACCCAGATCTATAACAGCCTGATCAGCTTCAAGCCGGGCACCGTGGAACTGCAACCGGACCTGGCGCTGCGCTGGACGGTCAGCAACGACAGCCTGACCTGGACCTTCTACCTGCGCCAGAACGTCAAGTTTCATGACGGTACGCCACTGAATGCCGAAGCTGTGCGCTTCAACTTCCTGCGCTGGTGGGACCCCAGCAATGAGTTTGGTGCGAAGAAACCGTTCCTGGGCTGGAAGAACAATCTGGGCGGCTTCAAGGGTGAGCCTGGTTCGATCGTCAAGGACGTCAAGGTGCGTAACCAGTACGCCATCGACATCATTCTGGACAAGCCGTATCCGGCCCTGGGTTCGGTGCTGGCCGATTCCGGGCTGTTCGGCATCGCCTCTCCAACAGCCATCAAGAAAAACCCAGGACAGTACGGCACGCCAGCGGGTCTGGCCGTCGGGACTGGCCCTTTCATACTGAAGAAGTGGACCAGCGGCGTCAACGTCGAGCTGACCCGCAACCCCAGCTACTTCCGCTCGGGGCTGCCGAAGTCCGATGGGCTGCTGTTCCGCTTCGTCAAGGATCCCAGCGGGCGTCTCAACGAGCTGTTGACCGGCGGGGTGGATATCGCCGCCGAACTGCTGCCCGATCAGCTCAAGGCAATCCAGAGCAACGCCAAGTTGAACGCGGTGCTGCGCCCGGCGCTGAACCTGGGGTATCTAGGCCTCAACACCGACTACAAGCCGCTGGCCGACGTGCGGGTGCGCACCGCGATTGCCAGTGCCCTGAACAAGAAGGCCATCGTGGACAGCTTCTGGAACGGTCTGGGCACCACCGACGGCCACCTGTTGCCGCCGCCGCTGGCCAAGAACTACGCCAAGAGCGTGACTGACTATAAATTTGACCCGGCGGCGGCCAAGAAGATGCTGGCCGATGCGGGTTATCCCAACGGCTTCACGCTGGACCTGTGGTACATGCCGGTGTCACGTCCGTACTACCCCACGCCCAAACCGATTGCTGAGGCGATGGCGGCTGACCTGAGCGCCATCGGGATCAAGGTCAACCTCAAGACCGAGGACTGGGCCAAGTATCTGGAAGACCGCCAGAACGGCAAGTTCCAGGCCTTCATGCTGGGCTTCGTCTATGTGACCGATCCGGACAGCGCCTACACCTACCTGATTGCCCCCGGTGCCACCACTGACATCAACTGGAACAGCCCGGAGGCCAACGCCGCGCTGGAAAGCGCGCGCAAGCTGCCCAACCCGGCCCAGCGCCTGCCCTTCTACCAGAAGGTGGACGAGATCTTATTCAATGCCGCCGTGCGGATTCCCATCGTCCATTCGCGCCTGCTGGTGGCCAGCGGCGCCGGGGTCAAAGGCTGGATTCCCAGCCCCACCGGCTCCGAGAAGCTCGACACCGTCGAGAAGTAG
- a CDS encoding dipeptidase: MTDLKDAQTAPAPMQQKNYSGYTSFSYLEAGKDYPNWPLSAELNRVPSRAPEVTDEQEARVRRLFQEQLMISLHDHCFVAPQDLSRFLEFRRWGRDFTGYQGLSVSGLDAVFDNLMNGTAMITSRGGWKWDDVIFDLGMRLSDIAHQEMVVHCKTTEDIVNAKKNGQIAFIVSLEGAAMIENELDRLDILYGLGVRCMGIAYSEGNALGAGLKEPRDGGLTVFGRQAVRRMNQLGIAIDVSHSGDQTALDTIEVSEKPIFITHAGARALWNSNRLKPDDVIRACADKGGVIGIEAAPHTTLTEKHPRHSLESFMEHFEYCVNLVGIDHVAFGPDVLFGDHVGLHNALTEALSIGASRGHLEYEKVEYVDGIENPAEAFPNIVRWLVKHEYSDADIAKAVGGNVMRVLKEAWYR, translated from the coding sequence ATGACCGATCTCAAGGACGCCCAGACTGCGCCGGCCCCCATGCAACAGAAGAACTACAGCGGCTACACCTCCTTTTCCTACCTGGAGGCGGGCAAGGATTATCCGAACTGGCCGCTGTCAGCGGAACTCAACCGTGTGCCCAGCCGCGCCCCCGAGGTCACCGATGAGCAGGAGGCGCGGGTGCGGCGGCTGTTTCAGGAACAGTTGATGATCTCGCTGCACGACCACTGCTTTGTGGCCCCGCAAGACCTCTCCCGGTTTCTGGAGTTTCGGCGCTGGGGCCGGGATTTCACCGGCTACCAGGGCCTGAGCGTTTCCGGCCTGGACGCCGTGTTCGACAATCTGATGAACGGCACGGCCATGATCACCTCGCGCGGCGGCTGGAAGTGGGATGACGTGATCTTCGATCTGGGCATGCGTCTGTCCGACATCGCGCATCAGGAGATGGTGGTCCACTGCAAGACCACAGAAGACATCGTGAACGCCAAGAAGAATGGCCAGATCGCCTTTATCGTCTCGCTGGAAGGAGCGGCGATGATCGAGAACGAGCTGGACCGCCTCGACATCCTGTACGGGCTGGGCGTGCGCTGCATGGGCATCGCCTACAGCGAGGGCAACGCGCTGGGGGCCGGGCTCAAGGAGCCGCGCGACGGCGGCCTGACCGTGTTCGGGCGGCAGGCGGTGAGGCGGATGAACCAGCTGGGCATCGCCATCGACGTCAGCCACAGCGGCGATCAGACCGCCCTGGACACCATTGAGGTCAGCGAGAAGCCCATTTTCATCACGCACGCCGGGGCACGCGCCCTGTGGAATTCCAACCGCCTCAAGCCCGACGACGTGATCCGCGCCTGCGCCGACAAGGGCGGCGTGATTGGCATCGAGGCCGCGCCGCACACCACCCTGACCGAAAAGCACCCGCGCCATAGCCTCGAATCATTCATGGAGCACTTCGAGTACTGCGTGAATCTGGTGGGCATCGATCACGTCGCCTTTGGGCCGGACGTGCTTTTCGGAGATCACGTGGGCCTGCATAACGCCCTGACTGAGGCGCTGTCCATCGGAGCCTCGCGCGGGCACCTGGAATACGAGAAAGTCGAGTACGTGGACGGCATCGAAAACCCCGCCGAGGCGTTTCCCAACATCGTGCGCTGGCTGGTCAAGCACGAGTACAGCGACGCCGACATCGCCAAGGCGGTGGGCGGCAACGTGATGCGGGTGCTGAAAGAGGCGTGGTACCGGTGA